One Palaemon carinicauda isolate YSFRI2023 chromosome 4, ASM3689809v2, whole genome shotgun sequence DNA segment encodes these proteins:
- the LOC137639715 gene encoding zinc finger BED domain-containing protein 5-like — protein MKASYEVALLVAKNMKAHNIAESLIMPAAKILVSHVIGEEAVAKLESVSVTNNTVQCRIEEMSVDIADQVVEGVKSSKYGFAIQLDESTDVTNCSQLLVYVCFTQSNAAKTELLLSQDLSNTTTGKDIFNVLDNFFKQNELDWGKLVGCTTDGAPSMLGRKSGFQAHVKAVAPNATAVHCIIRRFALCAKVLLPKLLSCLNRVIRIINFVKTSALNTRLFKLLCEDFGSDHICLLYHTEVRWLSRGNTTRCLFELRDVLLVFFKENEHDFQKDLEDKEFISRLAYLSDIFGALNHLNLSFQGPDCTVTEFISKLGAFVRELDLWMKNVESKRYGMFKLQTTLKR, from the coding sequence ATGAAAGCATCCTATGAAGTCGCTCTCCTGGTGGCTAAAAACATGAAAGCGCATAACATTGCAGAGTCTCTCATCATGCCAGCGGCAAAGATCTTGGTCAGCCACGTGATTGGAGAGGAGGCGGTGGCGAAGTTGGAGAGTGTTTCCGTCACTAACAACACTGTACAATGCCGTATCGAGGAGATGTCGGTCGACATTGCCGACCAAGTGGTTGAGGGAGTGAAATCCTCAAAGTATGGGTTTGCCATTCAACTCGACGAATCGACGGACGTCACCAACTGCTCTCAACTACTTGTCTACGTCTGCTTCACGCAGAGTAATGCTGCAAAGACTGAGTTACTGCTGAGCCAGGATCTGTCCAATACAACAACAGGAAAGGATATTTTCAACGTTTTGGACAATTTCTTCAAGCAGAatgaactggactggggaaagttgGTCGGATGCACGACAGATGGTGCTCCATCGATGCTCGGTCGAAAGTCAGGTTTTCAAGCCCATGTGAAAGCTGTAGCACCAAACGCCACTGCTGTCCACTGTATCATACGCAGATTCGCCCTCTGTGCTAAGGTGCTCCTTCCGAAGTTGTTATCATGCTTGAACCGAGTTATCAGAATCATTAATTTCGTCAAAACATCCGCCCTGAATACTCGACTGTTCAAGCTCCTTTGTGAAGATTTTGGCTCTGACCACATCTGTCTCCTCTACCACACAGAGGTGCGCTGGCTCTCCCGGGGTAATACGACGAGGTGTCTATTTGAACTGAGAGATGTACTCCTCGTATTCTTCAAGGAGAATGAACACGATTTTCAGAAAGATCTGGAGGACAAGGAGTTTATCTCAAGGTTGGCCTACCTGTCAGACATTTTTGGAGCCCTCAACCACTTAAACTTGTCGTTCCAAGGGCCCGACTGCACTGTCACAGAGTTCATCTCGAAGCTGGGAGCGTTTGTCCGGGAGCTGGATCTGTGGATGAagaacgtggagagcaaacgctacggaatgttcAAACTCCAGACTACCCTTAAGAGgtag